In Salarias fasciatus chromosome 2, fSalaFa1.1, whole genome shotgun sequence, one genomic interval encodes:
- the tnip1 gene encoding TNFAIP3-interacting protein 1 isoform X5 translates to MEGKGPYRIYDPGGSEVKAREEAMGGSSYRQLMEENSMLRERMKGLKSLGDLLEESQSEASRLRQRVEELVRDNEALKSSSFAASLCTGGHNHADTQSKPCLHPPAEQKEEQTSCLGKTLQPEKPNEALTEFEVVNMEGKTPDALTAGSVAGVIPLLPQENIELASQLKRLESSFSIFAEESNPNQLLAHLGRMAVEFHHLSSKVQKNEQRTSLLQTLCEQLRQENNELRKKMEEDHHIRNRDLEQLRQENQKLKELVTGGAAAAAASTSTASPSEGETPAVKEEPVKEESAAVRPKMEATTPQKSGKAAEKTPTKPCDVEVYEKKIKLLEKQRKDVLEVNKQWDIQWNSMKSQFEQKITDLRQRLAESQKTVLELEAEREQRQRDYDKKLLLAKSKIENVQGEKECLNSETTELKQKIRYLQDQLLPLSKQREYQEKEIQRLNRALEEALNLHTPSSSQQPPGQGNFADAANNLKKQELLTQIAVLKEQVKIFEEDFRKERSDRERMNEEKEDLRRQVERLQGQITNLTNQLHQAQNECQRERTERCKLERLQMQHHKQGFPWQMSFPQPRGTRAAVGESSRPPPENADQSAAAAAAAAAAAAAAAAAAAGGFGKRERQNIDPGKH, encoded by the exons ATGGAAGGGAAGGGTCCATACCGCATCTATGATCCAGGTGGGAGTGAGGTGAAGGCCAGGGAGGAGGCCATGGGGGGAAGCAGCTACCGACAACTCATGGAGGAGAACAGCATGCTGAGAGAGCGAATGAAGGGACTTAAGAGCCTAG GTGACTTGCTGGAGGAGTCTCAGTCAGAGGCGTCCAGACTTCGGCAGAGAGTGGAAGAACTCGTCAGGGACAACGAAGCCCTCAAGTCCTCCAGCTTTGCCGCCAGTCTGTGTACGGGAGGACACAATCACGCCGACACGCAAA GTAAACCTTGTTTACACCCTCCTGCGGAGCAGAAGGAGGAGCAAACAAGCTGTTTAGGGAAAACCCTTCAGCCCGAGAAGCCCAAT GAGGCCTTAACAGAGTTCGAGGTGGTGAATATGGAGGGAAAGACTCCAGATGCATTGACT GCCGGATCGGTGGCAGGAGTGATTCCCCTCCTTCCTCAGGAGAACATCGAGCTGGCGAGCCAGCTGAAGAGACTCGAGAGCTCGTTCAGCATATTCGCTGAGGAGTCCAACCCGAACCAGCTGCTCGCCCACCTCGGTCGCATGGCTGTGGAGTTCCACCATCTTTCCTCAAAGGTCCAGAAGAATGAACAGCGGACCTCCCTCCTACAG aCTCTCTGTGAGCAGCTCAGGCAGGAGAACAATGAGCTTCGAAAGAAAATGGAAGAGGATCATCATATCAGGAATCGAGACTTGGAACAGCTCag ACAGGAGAATCAGAAACTCAAAGAGCTTGTGACGGgaggagcggcagcagcagcagcgtccacGTCCACCGCGTCGCCGTCCGAGGGCGAGACGCCCGCCGTCAAGGAGGAGCCGGTTAAAGAGGAATCTGCTGCTGTGCGACCAAAAATGGAGGCCACCACACCCCAGAAG AgtggaaaagctgcagagaaaacccCAACCAAACCATGTGACGTTGAGGTGTATGAAAAAAAGATCAAGCTTTTAGAGAAGCAGAGAAAGGAT gtgctggAGGTGAACAAGCAGTGGGACATTCAGTGGAACTCCATGAAGTCACAGTTCGAGCAGAAG ATCACAGACCTCAGACAGCGGCTGGCCGAGTCCCAGAAAACcgtgctggagctggaggccgaGCGGGAGCAGAGGCAGCGTGACTACGacaagaagctgctgctggccaaGTCCAAGATCGAAAATGTACAG GGAGAGAAGGAGTGTTTAAACTCTGAAACCACAGAGCTGAAGCAGAAGATTCGCTACCTGCAGGATCAGCTTCTGCCCCTCAGCAAACAGAGAGAGTACCAGGAGAAAGAGATCCAACGCCTCAACCGG GCTTTAGAGGAAGCCTTAAACCTGCACACCCCCTCATCCTCGCAACAACCTCCTGGTCAGGGCAACTTTGCAGATGCAGCCAATAACCTGAAGAAACAGGAGCTTCTCACTCAAATCGCTGTCCTAAAGGAGCAG GTAAAAATCTTCGAGGAAGACTTcaggaaagaaagaagtgaCCGGGAGCGAATGAACGAGGAAAAAGAAGACCTGAGACGACAAGTTGAGAGACTCCAGGGTCAGATTACTAATCTGACCAATCAG CTCCATCAGGCGCAGAACGAGTGTCAGCGGGAACGCACGGAGCGCTGTAAGCTGGAGCGCCTGCAGATGCAGCATCACAAACAG GGTTTTCCTTGGCAGATGTCATTCCCTCAGCCGAGAGGGACCAGAGCGGCAGTAGGAGAGAGTTCAAGACCACCGCCAGAGAACGCAG AccagtcggcggcggcggcggcggcagcagcagcagcagctgcagcggcggcggcggcggcggcggggggattCGGTAAAAGGGAGCGACAGAACATTGACCCTGGAAAGCACTAA